A single genomic interval of Thermococcus celericrescens harbors:
- a CDS encoding UPF0146 family protein encodes MSIEDFADFLAREVPKGRIAELGIGFQFKVALRLKELGYDVLAVDWNPASVERAVELGLNAVRDDLFSPKVELYEGVAALYSVRPTPEIVRPILGLGRKLHVPVYILPLTGDTMPRTMRLTNFRGLAIYSAKGI; translated from the coding sequence ATGAGTATAGAGGACTTCGCCGATTTTCTGGCCAGGGAGGTGCCGAAGGGCAGGATAGCCGAGCTTGGAATAGGCTTCCAGTTCAAGGTGGCGCTCAGACTCAAGGAACTGGGCTACGACGTTCTGGCCGTTGACTGGAACCCGGCGTCCGTCGAGAGGGCGGTGGAGCTCGGCCTGAACGCCGTCAGGGACGACCTCTTCAGCCCAAAGGTGGAGCTCTACGAGGGGGTCGCGGCGCTTTACTCCGTGAGACCGACCCCGGAGATAGTGCGGCCCATCCTGGGGCTCGGGCGGAAACTCCACGTCCCCGTTTACATCCTCCCCCTCACGGGGGACACCATGCCCAGGACGATGAGGCTCACCAACTTCAGGGGGCTGGCGATATACTCCGCTAAAGGTATTTAA
- a CDS encoding ABC transporter ATP-binding protein encodes MAEVKLINVWKQFGEFTAVKDMNLEVKDGEFMILLGPSGCGKTTTLRMIAGLEEPSRGQVYIGDTLVADPEKGIFVPPKDRDIAMVFQSYALYPHMTVYDNIAFPLKLRKVPKAEIDERVREVAEMLGLTELLRRKPRELSGGQRQRVALGRAIVRKPHVFLMDEPLSNLDAKLRVKMRAELKRLQKQLGVTTIYVTHDQVEAMTMGDRIAVINQGVLQQVGTPDEVYNRPANTFVAGFIGAPPMNFIDATITEDGFADFGGFRLKLLPDQVEVLRDRGLLGKEVTFGIRPEDLYDAMFAQVKIPGENMARAMVEIIENLGNEKIVHLRVGDINFLGAFRSESKVVEGQEVDVVFDMRKVHVFEKGSGKAVF; translated from the coding sequence ATGGCCGAAGTCAAGCTCATCAACGTCTGGAAGCAGTTTGGGGAGTTCACCGCCGTCAAAGACATGAACCTCGAGGTCAAGGATGGAGAATTCATGATACTCCTCGGCCCGAGCGGCTGCGGAAAGACGACGACGCTGAGGATGATAGCGGGACTGGAGGAGCCGAGCAGGGGACAGGTGTACATAGGGGACACGCTCGTAGCAGACCCCGAAAAGGGGATCTTCGTCCCGCCCAAGGACAGGGACATAGCCATGGTCTTCCAGAGCTACGCCCTCTATCCGCACATGACGGTCTATGACAACATTGCGTTTCCCCTCAAGCTCAGAAAGGTCCCGAAGGCCGAGATCGACGAAAGGGTCAGGGAAGTCGCCGAGATGCTGGGCCTCACCGAACTCCTGAGGAGGAAGCCCAGGGAGCTCTCGGGAGGTCAGAGACAGCGTGTTGCGCTCGGAAGGGCCATAGTGAGAAAACCGCATGTATTCCTGATGGACGAGCCGCTGAGCAACCTCGACGCCAAGCTCCGTGTCAAGATGCGCGCCGAGCTGAAGAGGCTGCAGAAGCAGCTCGGAGTCACCACCATCTACGTCACCCACGACCAGGTGGAGGCAATGACGATGGGCGACAGGATAGCGGTCATCAACCAGGGTGTGCTCCAGCAGGTCGGAACTCCCGACGAAGTCTACAACAGGCCCGCCAACACCTTCGTCGCGGGCTTCATAGGCGCACCGCCCATGAACTTCATAGATGCGACGATAACAGAGGACGGCTTTGCGGACTTCGGCGGGTTCAGGCTGAAGCTCCTCCCCGACCAGGTGGAGGTTCTGAGGGACAGGGGGCTCCTTGGAAAGGAGGTTACCTTTGGAATCCGCCCCGAGGACCTCTACGACGCCATGTTCGCCCAGGTAAAGATACCGGGCGAGAACATGGCGCGGGCCATGGTGGAGATCATAGAGAACCTAGGAAACGAAAAGATAGTCCACCTGAGGGTCGGTGACATAAACTTCCTCGGTGCCTTCCGCTCGGAGTCCAAGGTCGTGGAGGGCCAGGAGGTTGACGTGGTCTTCGACATGCGCAAGGTCCACGTCTTCGAGAAGGGAAGCGGAAAGGCAGTATTCTGA
- a CDS encoding glucodextranase DOMON-like domain-containing protein, with protein sequence PRVLDELVPQGFEPTQEEQLSSYDANDMKLATVRALPLLKQGIVVSDPEGDDHGPGTYTYPTDAVFKPGVFDLLKFKMTEGDDDWTLEFYFRDLGGNPWNGPNGFSLQIIEAYFDFRDGGNISAIKMFPDGPGSNVQLDPHHPWDVALRIAGWDYGNLIILPNGTVYQGEMQISADPVKNAIIVKVPKKYLPNVGEYGLYAAVITGSQDGYGPDKWRPVAVEAEQWKLGGAEADAVINGVTPRVVDELVPADFSPTQEEQLSSYDAKDMKPATVLMIPLVEGSGGEEPTPTETTSETSSSSTTSTTSSPSQTTTTTSPSTTPTTTSSPTTTTTSGGGGICGPAALVGLALLPLLVRRRR encoded by the coding sequence CCCGCGCGTCCTTGATGAGCTGGTTCCGCAGGGCTTTGAACCGACCCAGGAGGAGCAGCTGAGCAGCTACGATGCAAACGACATGAAGCTCGCCACCGTCAGGGCCCTCCCACTCCTCAAGCAGGGCATCGTTGTGAGCGACCCCGAGGGGGACGACCACGGGCCCGGAACCTACACATACCCAACGGACGCGGTCTTCAAGCCGGGAGTCTTCGATCTCCTCAAGTTCAAGATGACTGAGGGCGACGATGACTGGACCCTCGAATTCTACTTCAGGGATCTCGGCGGCAACCCCTGGAACGGTCCAAACGGCTTCAGCCTCCAGATAATCGAAGCGTACTTCGACTTCAGAGACGGCGGAAACATCTCGGCGATAAAGATGTTCCCGGACGGGCCCGGAAGCAACGTCCAGCTCGACCCGCACCACCCGTGGGACGTGGCCCTCAGAATCGCGGGATGGGACTACGGAAACCTCATTATCCTCCCGAACGGAACCGTTTACCAGGGTGAGATGCAGATTTCAGCTGACCCCGTCAAGAACGCCATAATAGTCAAGGTTCCGAAGAAGTACCTGCCGAACGTTGGAGAGTACGGGCTCTATGCGGCAGTCATCACGGGCTCCCAGGACGGCTACGGCCCCGACAAGTGGAGGCCAGTGGCCGTTGAGGCGGAGCAGTGGAAGCTTGGAGGGGCGGAGGCAGACGCGGTCATCAACGGTGTAACCCCACGCGTCGTGGACGAACTCGTCCCGGCAGACTTCAGCCCGACCCAGGAGGAGCAGCTGAGCAGCTACGACGCAAAGGACATGAAGCCCGCCACCGTCCTCATGATACCCCTCGTGGAGGGCAGCGGCGGGGAGGAGCCGACCCCGACCGAGACCACCAGCGAGACGAGCAGTTCGAGCACCACATCCACGACGAGCTCACCGAGCCAGACCACCACTACCACCAGTCCGAGCACGACCCCAACGACCACATCAAGCCCCACCACAACTACCACCAGCGGTGGAGGCGGCATCTGCGGCCCTGCCGCCCTGGTGGGACTCGCCCTGCTGCCGCTCCTCGTCAGGAGGCGGCGCTGA